Below is a genomic region from Spartinivicinus marinus.
TTGAGGGTTTTTTCTTTTGACGGGTAGGGTGTTGCTTAAACCGCTTCATTCGCCGATAAGGGTAAACATCCATCACCTGCCCATGCTCTATTAAACCCTGTAGCTCTTGCCAATAATCCGCATCAAATAGTTCAGGATGCAACCGCGTAAATTGCTGACGAATCTTGGGGTCAGCAAATAAAAATACGCCAAACTCTTCAGGAAAAACATCATTAGGTGCCACTGAATACCATGGTTCAGCAGCCAGTTCATCTTCAGGAAAACGGGGTGGTGGGATTTTTCTAAAACGACACTCCGTTAAATAACAGATTTCATCATAATCATAAAATACGACTCGTCCATGGCGGGTGACACCAAAGTTTTTCAATAACATATCACCAGGGAAAATATTAGCAGCGGCCAGTTGTTTGATCGCATTGCCGTATTCATCCAGAACAGCCTCCAACTTTTTACCCCTCACTTCTTTAATATATAAATTGAGCGGGGTCATTTTTCGCTCAGTATATAAGTGATGTACTATCACCTGGTCATCAGTAATGGTGATATTTGACTGAGCGACTTTCTGCAGCTCAGTTAATAGCTCTGGTGCAAAACGCTGTTTAGGAAACGCAAAGTGAGAAAACTCCTGAGTATCCGCCATCCGCCCTACTCTGTCATGAACTTTTACCAAGTGATACTTGTCTTTTACTAGCGCTTTATTCACTTCTTTAGGCGGGTCAAAATAATCTTTAATGACCTTAAAAACCGTCTGACTGGAAGGTAACGTAAAGACCGTCATTACCATTCCCTTTACCCCTGGCGCAATAATGAATTGATCATCAGTTGCCGCTAAGTGGGATAAAAAGTCACGATAAAACTCAGTCTTACCATGCTTATAAAAACCAATCGAAATATACAATTCATAGCGTTGCTTCCAGGGTAACAACTCTTGTAAAAACTGCACATATTCAGAGGGAATTGGGGCCAGTACCATAAAATAAGAGCGTGTAAAGCTAAAAATAACACTGACTTCGTCGGGGTCCATAATTAATGTATCTACATAAACAGCC
It encodes:
- the aceK gene encoding bifunctional isocitrate dehydrogenase kinase/phosphatase encodes the protein MEKQQAAKQIADLVLTGFSHYRLRFSEITLGARRRFERAAWGEVQRASSGRINLYDKAVAEVVADLSQHVPDDCLSLAMWRHAKQAYHQLIVSRTDYELAETFFNSIFCRVFRHHAISEDNLFVQSSFPAPPLGSQQPIYNRYQPQQGLVALIKQILMDYAFAIPYENLRRDISQIIYCIKQEMGEAFSNETVSHVDIIKSVFYRNKAAYLVGRIVTENIVTEKTITEETATEKQVKPFVLPLLNNDQRAVYVDTLIMDPDEVSVIFSFTRSYFMVLAPIPSEYVQFLQELLPWKQRYELYISIGFYKHGKTEFYRDFLSHLAATDDQFIIAPGVKGMVMTVFTLPSSQTVFKVIKDYFDPPKEVNKALVKDKYHLVKVHDRVGRMADTQEFSHFAFPKQRFAPELLTELQKVAQSNITITDDQVIVHHLYTERKMTPLNLYIKEVRGKKLEAVLDEYGNAIKQLAAANIFPGDMLLKNFGVTRHGRVVFYDYDEICYLTECRFRKIPPPRFPEDELAAEPWYSVAPNDVFPEEFGVFLFADPKIRQQFTRLHPELFDADYWQELQGLIEHGQVMDVYPYRRMKRFKQHPTRQKKKPSKTAMN